The following proteins come from a genomic window of Citrobacter europaeus:
- the urtD gene encoding urea ABC transporter ATP-binding protein UrtD: MQPDEGLFTRQMPGDRFRDQTDPVLQLEKINVNFDGFQALTDLTLNIGVGELRCIIGPNGAGKTTLMDVITGKTRPQSGRAIYDQSTDLTTLDPIAIARQGIGRKFQKPTVFEALTVEENLELALKSDKSVWGSLRARLTGEQRDRIDEILALLRLGNERARRAGLLSHGQKQFLEIGMLLVQEPHLLLLDEPAAGMTDAETEYTAELFRQLAGKHSLMVVEHDMGFVETIADRVTVLHQGRVLAQGSLREVQANEQVIEVYLGR; encoded by the coding sequence ATGCAGCCAGATGAAGGACTTTTCACTCGCCAGATGCCTGGGGATCGGTTTCGCGACCAAACGGACCCCGTGTTACAGCTGGAAAAAATTAACGTTAATTTCGATGGATTTCAGGCGTTAACGGATCTCACGCTCAATATTGGCGTTGGGGAGTTGCGTTGCATCATTGGTCCCAACGGCGCCGGAAAAACGACGCTAATGGATGTCATTACCGGCAAAACCAGGCCGCAAAGCGGTCGTGCGATATACGATCAGTCAACCGACTTAACAACGCTGGATCCCATCGCCATTGCACGTCAGGGGATTGGGCGGAAATTTCAGAAGCCCACGGTATTTGAAGCGTTAACGGTGGAGGAGAACCTGGAGCTGGCGCTGAAAAGCGATAAATCTGTCTGGGGCTCTCTACGGGCGCGCCTAACAGGCGAACAGCGGGATCGTATTGATGAAATACTGGCGCTGTTGCGCCTGGGTAACGAGCGGGCCCGTCGCGCCGGGCTGCTTTCGCACGGGCAGAAACAATTTCTTGAAATTGGCATGCTGCTGGTTCAGGAACCTCATTTACTGCTGCTGGATGAGCCTGCTGCGGGTATGACGGATGCGGAGACGGAATACACGGCGGAGCTGTTTCGCCAGCTTGCCGGGAAGCACTCCCTGATGGTTGTTGAACACGATATGGGATTTGTCGAAACCATCGCCGATCGCGTCACGGTATTACATCAGGGACGTGTACTGGCTCAGGGGAGTCTGCGTGAAGTGCAGGCCAATGAGCAGGTTATTGAAGTTTATCTCGGACGTTAA
- the urtC gene encoding urea ABC transporter permease subunit UrtC produces the protein MTMPMTLTLARKAPRATRVLGLCLLLALIVLPFLALLPAEHPLAISVWTLTLAGKILCYAIVAVALDLVWGYAGMLSLGHGIFFALGGYAMGMYLMRQASGEELPAFMSFLSWTELPWFWWGTQHFIWAMLLVVLVPGLLALVFGWFAFRSKIKGVYFSIMTQALTFAGMLLFFRNETGFGGNNGFTGFTTILGFPVTATSTRIALFLATVLLLVLAIWLGLALARSKFGRILTAVRDAENRLMFCGYDPKGFKLLVWTLSAVLCGLAGALYVPQVGIINPSEMSPTNSIEAAIWVALGGRGTLIGPVFGAVLVNGAKSLFTVIMPEYWQLFLGLIFIGVTLFLPRGVIGLFRKGDK, from the coding sequence ATGACGATGCCAATGACATTGACGCTGGCGCGTAAAGCGCCGCGGGCGACACGCGTCCTGGGACTGTGCTTATTGCTCGCGTTGATTGTTCTGCCGTTTCTGGCGCTGTTACCTGCGGAACATCCGCTGGCCATATCGGTGTGGACGCTGACGCTGGCCGGAAAAATTCTCTGCTATGCCATTGTGGCGGTCGCGCTGGATCTGGTGTGGGGTTATGCGGGAATGCTTTCGCTGGGCCACGGTATCTTCTTTGCGCTTGGGGGCTATGCGATGGGAATGTACCTGATGCGTCAGGCCTCCGGCGAAGAGTTACCGGCCTTTATGTCGTTCCTGTCGTGGACCGAGCTGCCCTGGTTTTGGTGGGGGACGCAACACTTTATCTGGGCGATGCTGCTGGTTGTGCTGGTGCCGGGCCTGCTGGCCCTGGTATTTGGTTGGTTTGCCTTCCGTTCAAAAATCAAAGGGGTCTATTTTTCCATCATGACCCAGGCTCTGACTTTCGCCGGAATGCTGCTGTTTTTCCGTAACGAAACCGGCTTTGGAGGAAATAACGGTTTTACTGGCTTTACCACCATTCTGGGATTCCCGGTGACCGCGACCTCAACCCGTATTGCGCTGTTTCTGGCGACAGTCCTGCTGCTGGTTCTGGCAATATGGCTGGGGCTGGCGCTGGCCCGCAGTAAGTTTGGTCGTATTCTGACTGCCGTACGCGACGCCGAGAATCGTCTGATGTTTTGTGGATACGATCCAAAAGGTTTCAAGCTGCTGGTGTGGACGCTTTCCGCCGTGCTGTGCGGTCTGGCGGGTGCGCTGTATGTTCCACAGGTGGGAATCATTAACCCCAGCGAAATGTCGCCGACTAACTCGATTGAAGCGGCGATTTGGGTTGCGCTCGGCGGGCGTGGAACCCTGATCGGCCCGGTTTTTGGCGCCGTACTGGTGAATGGCGCTAAAAGCCTGTTTACCGTCATCATGCCGGAATACTGGCAGCTGTTTCTTGGCCTGATCTTTATCGGCGTTACGCTTTTTTTACCTCGCGGCGTGATTGGCCTGTTTCGCAAGGGAGACAAATAA
- the urtA gene encoding urea ABC transporter substrate-binding protein: MQRRTFLKAFALSASVVAMGMSFTVQAADTIKVGIMHSLSGTMAISETPLKDVALMTIDEINAKGGVLGKKLEPVVVDPASNWPLFAEKARQLLSQDKVAVVFGCWTSVSRKSVLPVFEELNGLLFYPVQYEGEEMSPNVFYTGAAPNQQAIPAVEYLMSEDGGSAKRFYLLGTDYVYPRTTNKILRAFLHSKGVADKDIEEVYTPFGHSDYQTIVASIKKFAAGGKTAVVSTINGDSNVPFYKELANQGLKATDVPVVAFSVGEEELRGIDTKPLVGNLAAWNYFESVDNAANKKFVADYRAYAKAHKLPNADSVVTNDPMEATWVGLHMWAQAVEKAGTTDVDKVRAAMAGQSFAAPSGFTLTMDATNHHLHKPVMIGEIEGNGQFNVVWQTDEPVRAQPWSPYIAGNDKKSDQPVKTASN; this comes from the coding sequence CGATGGCTATTTCCGAAACGCCGCTGAAAGATGTGGCGTTGATGACCATTGATGAAATCAATGCGAAGGGTGGTGTGTTGGGTAAAAAGCTGGAGCCTGTAGTGGTTGACCCGGCCTCGAACTGGCCGTTATTTGCTGAAAAAGCACGTCAGTTGCTGAGTCAGGATAAGGTGGCGGTGGTTTTCGGCTGCTGGACATCGGTTTCGCGTAAATCTGTTTTACCGGTGTTTGAAGAATTAAACGGTCTGCTGTTTTACCCGGTGCAATATGAAGGTGAGGAGATGTCGCCTAACGTCTTCTATACCGGCGCGGCGCCTAACCAACAGGCGATCCCGGCGGTTGAGTACCTGATGAGTGAGGACGGCGGCAGCGCTAAGCGCTTCTACCTGCTGGGTACGGACTATGTCTATCCGCGTACGACTAACAAAATTTTACGCGCCTTTTTGCATTCGAAAGGCGTTGCCGATAAAGACATCGAAGAGGTGTATACCCCATTCGGACACAGCGATTACCAGACCATTGTCGCCAGTATTAAAAAATTCGCCGCAGGGGGGAAAACGGCGGTGGTATCAACCATCAACGGGGATTCTAACGTTCCATTCTATAAAGAGTTAGCGAACCAGGGGCTGAAAGCCACCGATGTTCCGGTGGTGGCATTCTCCGTGGGTGAGGAGGAATTACGAGGAATTGATACCAAACCGCTGGTGGGCAACCTTGCTGCGTGGAACTACTTTGAGTCCGTAGATAATGCGGCCAATAAAAAGTTCGTCGCGGATTATCGGGCGTATGCCAAAGCCCATAAGCTACCAAACGCGGATTCGGTGGTAACGAACGATCCTATGGAAGCCACCTGGGTAGGCCTGCATATGTGGGCGCAAGCGGTAGAAAAAGCCGGAACTACCGATGTGGATAAAGTTCGCGCCGCTATGGCGGGGCAATCATTCGCTGCGCCATCAGGTTTTACCCTGACCATGGATGCAACCAACCATCACCTGCATAAACCCGTCATGATTGGCGAGATTGAAGGCAACGGCCAGTTTAACGTGGTGTGGCAAACCGATGAGCCGGTCCGCGCCCAGCCGTGGAGTCCGTACATCGCCGGTAATGATAAAAAATCTGACCAGCCCGTGAAAACCGCCAGCAACTGA
- the urtE gene encoding urea ABC transporter ATP-binding subunit UrtE: MLQVKELNQYYGGSHILRGVNFDARIGEVTCLLGRNGVGKTTLLKCLMGLIPARSGSVLWQEKNVTQWKPHQRVRAGVAYVPQGRDIFPRLTVEENLLLGLSRFSAQEARCVPDDIYALFPVLQEMKHRRGGDLSGGQQQQLAIGRALASRPQLLILDEPTEGIQPSVIKEIGQVISQLAHRGDMAILLVEQFYDFAQQLADKYLIMSRGIIIQSGDGKNMETEGVRGLVAI; this comes from the coding sequence ATGCTGCAGGTGAAAGAACTGAATCAATATTATGGTGGCAGTCATATTCTGCGAGGTGTGAACTTTGACGCGCGTATCGGCGAGGTGACATGTCTGCTGGGGCGTAACGGCGTGGGGAAAACGACGCTTCTGAAGTGCCTGATGGGGCTTATTCCTGCCCGTAGTGGAAGCGTGCTCTGGCAGGAAAAAAATGTCACTCAGTGGAAACCACATCAGCGGGTCAGGGCCGGTGTGGCGTATGTCCCACAGGGGCGCGATATTTTTCCACGTCTGACGGTGGAAGAGAATCTGTTGCTCGGCCTTTCCCGTTTTTCAGCACAGGAGGCCCGATGCGTTCCGGATGATATCTACGCGCTCTTTCCGGTTTTACAGGAGATGAAGCACCGGCGGGGCGGTGATTTGTCCGGTGGGCAACAGCAGCAACTGGCGATTGGACGGGCGCTGGCAAGTCGCCCGCAGCTGTTGATCCTCGATGAACCCACTGAGGGGATCCAGCCGTCAGTGATTAAAGAGATTGGTCAGGTGATTTCTCAACTGGCGCACCGGGGAGATATGGCCATTTTACTGGTGGAGCAGTTCTATGATTTTGCGCAGCAGTTGGCCGATAAATATCTGATTATGTCGCGCGGCATTATTATTCAAAGCGGCGACGGCAAAAATATGGAGACCGAGGGCGTCCGGGGACTGGTCGCCATTTGA
- the ydeE gene encoding efflux MFS transporter YdeE yields MNISLRRSTLALLASSLLLTIGRGATLPFMTIYLSRQYNLSVDLIGYAMTVALTIGVVFSLGFGILADKFDKKRYMLLAICGFASGFIAIPLVHNVVVVVLLFALINCAYSVFATVLKAWFADNLSATNKTKIFSLNYTVLNIGWTVGPPLGTLLVMQSINLPFWLAAACSALPLVFIQTWVKRSPAASEGLNAAVWSPSVLLRDRALCWFTLSAFLASFVSGAFASCISQYVMVVADGDFAEKVVAVVLPVNAAIVVSLQYAFGRRLTATNIRPLMTVATLFFVVGLVGFTFSGNSLLLWGISAAFFTIGEVIYAPGEYMLIDNIAPTGMKASYFSAQSLGWLGAAVNPLVSGVILTTLPPWSLFVALMVAIILAWALMIKGMRTKPWGQTAVC; encoded by the coding sequence ATGAATATCTCTTTGAGAAGGTCCACTCTCGCGTTACTCGCATCATCATTGTTATTAACGATTGGCCGTGGCGCCACGCTGCCATTTATGACTATCTACCTCAGTCGACAGTACAACCTGAGCGTCGACCTGATCGGTTATGCGATGACGGTCGCTCTGACCATTGGCGTGGTGTTCAGCCTTGGCTTTGGTATTCTGGCCGACAAGTTCGATAAAAAACGCTACATGCTGCTGGCTATCTGCGGCTTTGCATCAGGCTTTATTGCTATTCCACTGGTGCATAACGTGGTGGTGGTGGTTCTGCTTTTCGCTCTGATCAACTGCGCCTACTCCGTCTTCGCCACGGTTTTGAAGGCCTGGTTTGCCGATAACCTCTCCGCGACCAACAAAACGAAAATTTTCTCGCTTAACTATACCGTGCTGAACATTGGCTGGACCGTTGGCCCACCGCTGGGCACGCTGCTGGTGATGCAAAGCATTAACCTGCCGTTTTGGCTCGCTGCGGCTTGTTCAGCCCTACCACTGGTGTTTATCCAGACCTGGGTAAAACGTTCACCGGCAGCATCAGAAGGTTTAAACGCCGCGGTTTGGTCCCCCTCGGTACTACTACGCGACAGAGCATTATGCTGGTTTACGCTATCCGCATTCCTGGCGTCATTCGTTAGCGGCGCGTTTGCGTCCTGTATTTCACAATACGTCATGGTGGTTGCTGACGGCGATTTTGCCGAGAAGGTGGTGGCAGTGGTTCTGCCCGTCAACGCCGCTATTGTGGTATCACTGCAATATGCCTTCGGCCGCAGGCTCACCGCCACGAATATCCGCCCGTTAATGACGGTGGCGACGCTGTTCTTTGTGGTTGGCCTGGTTGGCTTCACCTTCTCCGGTAATAGTCTGTTGTTATGGGGGATATCTGCCGCCTTTTTCACTATTGGTGAAGTTATTTACGCGCCAGGTGAATACATGCTCATCGACAACATCGCGCCAACTGGCATGAAAGCCAGTTACTTTTCCGCTCAGTCGTTAGGCTGGCTGGGCGCAGCGGTAAACCCATTAGTCAGCGGCGTCATTTTAACTACATTGCCGCCGTGGTCGCTGTTTGTGGCGCTGATGGTCGCAATCATCCTTGCCTGGGCGCTAATGATAAAAGGCATGCGCACCAAACCCTGGGGACAGACAGCGGTCTGCTAA
- the urtB gene encoding urea ABC transporter permease subunit UrtB — MKAMRFIRGVLLLMWFMPWIAQAADADTFTAGSRTQQAALLEQWAVNPDVQRMPLLSALRDENLLTDDAKNAFIVDDSHVQPLGVAASPSGELKKVRLTNRLRNLVAGTWAVHQLLSDSVTMRKGAARTLQREAQPGMLPFLQQQLAREPDAGVKSALEIALANLQLTSTLPEVRRQAIELLGASNDPETQARLLPFTQAEHEPDARVRAAAGESLNSIAHRMKVGDLLGQAFMGLSLGSILLLAALGLAITYGLLGVINMAHGEMLMLGAYCTWMVQQIIGQFFPQWLAWYPVIALPVAFLLTAAVGMLLERGVIRHLYGRPLETLLATWGISLMLIQLVRMTFGAQNLEVANPAWLSGGIQVYANLILPWNRIVVLGFAMLVLFFTWLLLNKTRLGLRVRAVTQNRNMAACCGVPTGRVDMLAFGLGSGIAGLGGVALSQLGNVGPELGQSYIIDSFLVVVLGGVGQLAGSVAAAFGLGIFNKILEPQVGAVLGKIMILVLIILFIQKRPQGLFALKGRVID; from the coding sequence ATGAAAGCTATGCGTTTTATTCGTGGTGTGCTGTTGCTGATGTGGTTTATGCCGTGGATAGCGCAGGCCGCAGATGCCGATACCTTTACCGCCGGCAGCCGAACTCAGCAGGCCGCCTTGCTTGAACAATGGGCGGTGAATCCAGACGTTCAGCGTATGCCGCTGCTTAGCGCGCTGCGAGATGAGAACCTGCTGACCGATGACGCGAAAAATGCGTTCATCGTGGACGACTCGCACGTACAGCCGTTAGGAGTCGCGGCATCTCCGTCCGGCGAGCTTAAAAAAGTCCGCCTGACTAACCGCCTGCGTAATCTGGTGGCCGGAACGTGGGCCGTTCATCAACTTTTAAGTGACAGTGTCACCATGAGAAAAGGGGCAGCACGTACATTACAACGTGAGGCACAGCCGGGCATGCTGCCGTTTTTGCAGCAACAACTGGCCCGGGAGCCAGATGCTGGCGTGAAATCCGCGCTGGAGATTGCACTGGCAAACCTGCAACTAACCAGCACCTTGCCAGAGGTCAGACGGCAGGCCATCGAACTTCTCGGGGCGTCAAACGATCCTGAAACCCAGGCACGCCTGCTGCCATTCACCCAGGCTGAACATGAACCTGATGCGCGCGTTCGTGCGGCCGCTGGCGAAAGCCTGAATTCCATCGCGCATCGCATGAAGGTTGGCGATCTTCTTGGACAGGCATTTATGGGGCTGTCGCTGGGCTCAATTTTGCTGTTGGCGGCACTGGGGCTGGCTATTACCTACGGGCTACTCGGCGTCATTAATATGGCGCATGGCGAGATGTTAATGCTTGGCGCTTACTGTACCTGGATGGTGCAACAGATTATCGGCCAGTTTTTCCCGCAATGGTTGGCCTGGTATCCGGTTATTGCGCTTCCGGTCGCCTTTTTACTTACCGCGGCGGTGGGAATGCTGCTCGAGCGCGGGGTGATTCGCCATTTATACGGACGTCCACTCGAAACACTGCTGGCGACATGGGGGATCAGTCTGATGCTGATCCAGTTGGTGCGTATGACCTTCGGCGCGCAAAACCTTGAAGTCGCCAATCCGGCATGGCTTTCCGGCGGCATTCAGGTTTATGCCAATCTGATTTTGCCGTGGAACCGAATTGTGGTGCTTGGCTTTGCCATGCTGGTGCTGTTCTTCACCTGGCTGTTGTTGAATAAAACGCGTCTCGGGCTGCGCGTGCGTGCAGTGACGCAAAATCGCAATATGGCGGCCTGCTGCGGCGTACCTACCGGACGCGTCGATATGCTGGCTTTTGGTCTTGGTTCAGGGATTGCCGGGCTGGGGGGCGTCGCGCTCTCGCAATTAGGCAACGTAGGACCGGAACTGGGGCAAAGCTACATTATCGATTCGTTTCTTGTGGTGGTGCTGGGCGGTGTTGGGCAACTCGCCGGGAGTGTGGCCGCCGCGTTTGGGCTGGGGATCTTCAACAAAATTCTTGAGCCTCAGGTGGGGGCGGTTCTCGGCAAAATTATGATTCTGGTGCTGATTATTCTGTTTATTCAGAAACGTCCTCAAGGGCTGTTCGCGCTAAAAGGGAGGGTTATTGACTGA